The Phragmites australis chromosome 1, lpPhrAust1.1, whole genome shotgun sequence genomic interval CTTATCAGATGGCTAATAACAACAGAAAGCCTGTTAGAGCTGAGGCAAATCAGGGTTCTCGCTCGGAATGCCTTAGGAGTTTAAGTGATATCTATGTGACAGATTTAATAtggagatgtttgccttggctcaattaaggaccgagttgatgtgacatcttACCTAGTCTTCACCGTACAGCCACTCGACCCTGTATGTGGCAGAGCTTAGTTTAAACCGTACAAGCTAGTCCACTAGACGTTCAGAGGCAGGAGTGCAAGTAGATGCAGACTTGTCgacccggttggaggcctagtaTAGGGATGGAACCCTAGTTAGCTCATGTAGGTAGCTAGTGGGATGATGTTGTGGTGAGTAATGGCTTTGTAGAGCTGCACTGCCATGAAGGTGGTTTGTTGTCAAGCttaacttgtgggtaaagtgtatcaCTCcacagaggtaaaactattcaaatagctGTGTCCATGATCACTGACTAACTATGGTTCGGTCACAACAACTAGTATGGTTGTGTGCGTTTCCCTTGGAGTGTGAGTGGATAAGGTGTGCCCGTTTTTGGATATAGGTCCGGCAATTTGTTGTGGGTTGCTGTGGACGGAGTATCCGGTAACATTAAAACTTGAGTCCTGATGACTTTCCACCACGgccgaacccccccccccctttatttAATACCGATGATatgatattttcacaaaacctgtATTATGAAAATGAACCATTGCATGTGTAAACTTAGTATTTCTGTAAAAGTTAAACTTACAGCCTTACCCTTGTCAATATTATATGCATACATTTATACCCCTTGATGACTTTAGAGGAAGATCCGGAGTTCACCGATGACGACGGTGAGGTTGACGAATAAGTCTTGGTCGCGTCAGCACCCGAATTGCATGTAGAGTGATATATCCCTCATGTTAGCCCTGTTGTGCCTTCTGGTGTCGTAGAGTATGTTTCTTACAGGTCTTACCATAGTCTTTTATATATTACTAGCTTAGTAGAGTTATTTTATCACTCGTTTTATTGTATGACTGTAGCTGATTATCATCTGTTGTAAGACGTGTATTTAACCGTGACTGATTCAGGAACTgatataataaaattttaagcACAAAATAACCGAGACGTTTCAGTCTTCCTCTTCCATGCTAAAAATTAAATAGAGGCTTAGAGGCTTCTAGCTGCGCACATGGTAGGGGGCTTGAGCACAATTGCACACTGGCTCTGTATACATTGTACTGTACATCTGAACAGTGATTAGCAAGCATGCATTGCTCGTGTGGTAGCAAACTAGCACTGTTCCACCAGCGCAGTTAAACCAGGTGAAATTGAGCAAGCCTGAAGCAGTGCTCTCGCCACGCCAGGCAAGCAAAAGAATCAAGAACAAGATTTTTTAACATATTATACGGCCGCTCACACGTAAGACTCACTCAGGTTCGGACCCGACCAGAGCCTGTCCCCAACCACCGAAcggaacaaggagcacgaaacGAACCCGACCGTGCTCCGGACCCCGGTACGATCGAGTGGCTCATTCCCCTGCCGTCTCGCTCTCGCAGACGCATGGGCCCCACGGTCTCCTCTGCTCCTGGCATGCTCCCCGGCTATATAAACACGACGTCACGCGTTCCCTGCCCGCACCCGCACCCGCACCCGCACCCATCTCCGCGATCGTCCTCTTCAACAAATCTAAATCTCTGCGCCTAGTACCTAAACTCTTCGATCCAAGAGGTAAGACTTGTTTTGGTCAAGCTCGATTAAATGGTTTCTTGATTGCATTTTTTTAGCTAATGGAGTGCCGAGCTTTGCTTAAACTCTCCCATTGGGTTGATATTTTGATGGATTTTGGCTGCCTTAGTAGGTGTGTTTAAGGGGTTGCATGATGGCATACAAATTCCTTTGACTTAGTGCTAAATTTCTTACAAGTTCAACAGGAGAAGTAGCAATTGTGTACTGGAGCATCTCTGATCACCACTGAAGTCCAGTGCTTTGAGCAAGAACACCACTGAAGTTTTTTCTTGTGAATTTTCAGTGACATTTCGATCCGTTTCTTCGCAGAGGCTAGTTGTTTGTGGGGGAAGCCGCAGCCATGCAGGAGGCTCTCATCTCTCCGGCCAATGCCGACCGCTTCCCCTCGGCCTTCGAGCTCAAGCCGTTCGCCTTCGGGGACCAGCGGCTCTCCTCGCCGCGCTACCCCGCcaccggcggcgacgacgcCCTGTTCCGCTGCTCCTCCCCATTCAGCCCCAGCTTCGGCttctcctcgccgtcgccgctcgccacctccgtctctctctcgccgtcctcctctgcctccctCGTCGACGATGGAGACGACGCGACCGCCGACTCCACGGGCCACCGGCTCCAGCTCGCGCGCCTCGCGCTGCAGTACCAGGAGGTGGCCGACCGCTACGAGCTCAGCCTCGCCCACCTGGCCGAGGTCGTCGACGAGGCGGCGGCACTCCGCCGTGAGAACACCGAGCTCCGAGTCGCCAACAGCGATCTCGTGCGCCGCCTCGCGCTGCTCTGCAGTAAGCagaccgccgccgcctccgccataGCCGACGAGATCCACCGGCTCGGCCTGGGCAAGCAGAATGCCGTCGCGGACGCCAAGGAGCGCGCGCCCAAGAAGCTCGCCGTGCTGCCGAAGAGCATCTCCGTACGCTCGAACGACTACCTCAAGATAAACCAGCCCGCCCAAGCCCCCGCCACGCCGGCCGTGAACAACCGCAAGCCTCGCGCGTCGAACCCGACCATGAACAACCCCATCTCGGTGAGTCCCAGTTCCCGCCTCGCGAACCCCGCACCTGACAGTCTGTCACCTCCGCTTGGTATCTGATATTGTTGCATTCACCTTGAAGCAGCAGCGCGTGTGCGTGGGCGACGGTGGCGGCAGGAAAGGCGAGGAGCCGAAGGAGCAACGCGCAGCCGGTGGCATGGAGCTGGAGGTGTACAACCAGGGCATGCTCAAGACGGAGCTGTGCAACAAGTGGGAGGAGACCGGGGCCTGCCCCTACGGTGACCAGTGCCAGTTCGCGCACGGCGTCGCCGAGCTCCGTCCCGTCATCCGCCACCCGCGCTACAAGACCCAGGTCTGCCGCATGGTGCTCGCCGGCGAGCTCTGCCCCTACGGCCACCGCTGCCACTTCCGCCACACGCTCACCCCCGCCGAACGCCTCCTCGTACCCCGCCCTTAGCAAAGGCAGTGCCAGTGCACGGCCAGGCTTTTATCACCTGGAACCGTCAGTTCGTTTTTGTTTCATCTCGAGTCAACAAGCCAAATATATAATTCACAcgaaatgtaaaaaaaaatccgaaTCGCGTAAATAAGATACATAAATACAATTAACATATACAAGAGCATAAAAAGGAAATCGGGTCTTAGAGATAGTGCTCAGGCAATGTGAATATTCATATACAGGATTCTCAGGGACTTCAGCTGTGTCTTCTGTTCATGTAATCTATTTGGGGTCTATTTGTTTAGGTGATAGCTGCCCTGTTTCTTCAATGCATTTCGATGCAATGGGTGAGGGCACGATACAATAAACTCAGGTAAAATTCAACCGGGTTGCTTGCATTGGATGCGTAGAATGCGAGTGAAACCTGTCGTTTTGTCTACATGATGAGTGGTGGATCTTGTGCAGAGGCTCTTTGATTTATTCAGACTAGCTTTGCTGTACTTTGAATCTTTTCCGCTGTGATGGCTAGTAATTTTTGCAGTATATATATGTTGGTATATTGCTCGCagcacaacttttttttttttggtcaaaaaCTCTGTTCTCCAGTAAATCTTGACTATGTTCTCTTTTTATGTTCGAGAAGAGCTGCTTCTGTCTCtgtatttttctctatttgggTTTGTTCTGAGCTGGAATGCTGGGCAAATTTGGATATGGAACTTGCATGATCCAGTAATGCTGGTAGTTAGGATTGTACACTGCACAGTTCAAGGGTTGTCAGTTTGGAGTTGTTATTGCACTAACTTATATATCTAAGCTTGGTAGGGAAAGCGTCCTGATTGGCTGATGCACCAGGCTGTCCAATTTTGGATGAACCTGTAATGCCCCAATTCTTCCCGCCTATGCCGGCCTTTTCGCGCGCGCCCTGCTCTTGGGCCATAGCTAGCCGAGGCCCAGCCCACTCCACTCCCCTCCCTCTTTCTCTCGTTGACAAGCCGGGCCCTGCTCTTCATCCTGCTCCTGTCGCTGCGCCGCAACCGCCCCGCTCGCAACCGCCAGCATAGACTTCCGATACTCCCCCACGCCACGCCCGATGttgccacctcctccccccTCTATTTAAGCTGCAGTCGTGCCCTCCCTTCGGCTCCGCACCCCATCTCGCCGTCCCTCCAAGCCGAAGCGTTGCTTGAGAGGCCTCACTGTAGCCCGCCCATACCGTTGATTCCAGACGTTGTCCAAGCTCACGTCCACACCTCATCGTCGCCCGCCGCTTCCTATTGAAGTCTTGACACCGCATGGAGCTTTAGCCATCGCCGAAGCCGTGCTGTTAAAGCTCGTCGTTGCTAGGCCGCTCCACTGCCCTTCGACTCTGACACACCCAAAAAATGGGATCCCCAACACACGGTGAAGCCCTtctgccgctcgccgtcgcATTTCGGCAACTAGAAGCCAATCTTGGCGAGATTCCCGAGTTGCACCGCCGTGAACCTTGTCGTCGTCGCCGTATTCTAGCTAGAGCACAAGTAGATGCTCTCTCCGTCGTCCGATCTCATATCAATAGTTATTATTAGATCGCAAAAATACCCCTTCGGCCGGACCTAGTCAACACTCATAACCCACGTCAGCACGCCACATGGACATGTTCGTCCGATGTGGCGATCCAGTCAGCGCACCCGAGCCTAGTCAGTAGTCCAATTAGCGTGCTGACATCAGCTTGCGCAATAATTAAGGTTTCCAGTACAAAATCAAATCTATTTATTCTTTGAAATTATGTCTTTTTATAGTTTAACCCCTAGCCTTTCCTATTTTTAACAGAATACCTTTGTCGGTACTattattttacaaataagccctTGCAGTGTTACCTTTTGCATATAAGtcattgtatttttttcttattttacaAATGAACCCTTGTACTTTTATTATTTTACATACAAGCCCTTGCGCTTTTACctttttacaaataagtccctaaacttttctattttttacttAACAACCCCTGCCTTTTTACAAAAAGACCCCTGTAACTTCAaacatttataattttttcataagaGTTCcattttaggtgattcttgaGCTCGCGCGATTATAGTGATGTGTACTTTCTGTTAGTAGGTTTTTTTATAGCACTTTGATACtttttggtgtactattcttagttgtTTGTGCTTGCTTATTTCCGGTATTCTTGAATGCAATAGGAGATGAGCAGTGTGTGAGCTTGCAAGAGCAGACCTTCAACATTTGTGAGCAATCTGGTGttgaaggcaagtatccttgatcacattgatcccATTATAGGAAAGTATGTCTTTTATTtctattgcatgcttgtcaatatgaatcccattaCTAGGGTTTGCTAGATTCttccatgattatccttgtcacatGTGTTGTATTTTGGGTGTcgtgggtagaattgcttagttATGCTATCAAGTTGGGTGGTAAATGTTATTTgtttaatggtctatgcaacatgaactgcTCTGGTAACTTTATCATAGCAACATGGAGACTTAGGGGCTTGAGCAAGTGAACGAAGGTAGTTGTAATGTTATGGTTATCTCTGGTTGACTTGTGGATGTGTTACAGGTGGTTGGGTTATTCTGGTATTCATGATGTTTAGTTTACCCATGTGATTAGTGGTAGTCTTGCCCAAGTCGATggctaaggactggttcatggacATGTAACCTGGCACAACAgtgcaaccacgaggcttatatgggtacggcctgatcaaagtaattagatgttcttcCAGTACTATATGGCCCATATGGTTGTGTAGGATGTGGAAGATGTCTTGTGGACTTTCATGGAAGGAGGCTATGTGAACTCCCCTTTTTCCTACAAGTACAATagggggcctctggggtggagtattcctccacttatgtacgacaATGAAAATTTAGTGGGCAAATGCATGCTGAGAGACACTTTGGAAAAGCCTAGTAGTGAGACGCAGCCGCACACGAAAGGAAGTGTGTAAATGCTTGGTCGGCATGGGCAAAcgagaatcacgactcatgggtaaatcGTGCaatctctacagagtgtaaaactaatatattagccgtgctcatggttaagagcgggcttgaacttcttcatgattagtggggaATTATGATTGGTTGGTTTTGGTAGCCGGGTGGTGGTAACCCGATGGGTTGGTAACTAGGTAGTGGGATgcctggtgagtctggtagttgGATGAAATCTGATGAGATGTTTCTCTTAATGTTGgtgtcatcacacatagtaaTTAGGATGATGTGCATTTCTTTGAGTCCTAGGTTAATATGACATCGATGCAGTATACCTGAGCCAAGCCTTTCTTGTcttaagccctcatgtcatacttttcgAACACTTcctgagtactttatgtactcacCCTCCTACTTCTTCCTTTTTGATCAACTGTTGTTCAGATGTTGAATATGAGGTGGAGTTATTCGATGACGATGAATTCAACCGGATGCTCCCTACTAGGCGGGTGCTCCCCCGGATGACGCTTGTGGATTATGGAAGACCGCCCACGCTGAATGTCTAGTTCGATGTATCTTTTCTTTAGACCTTTGGATCCTTATGTAATGAAGATTTATCGTTTTACTTATTGCACGATAATGACTCATTGATGAATTCACCACATGGATAGAAATTtaatcctagcatacatgtggaatacaccTAGTTGtccctttaaaaccgggtgtgacaaatgGTCAGATGAACTGGATCGGACCTTTGGTGATGGGAAACTTCCTGATCCATGGCAAGGTCGagcacctccgcctcctcgcTGGCACCCTCGAGCTCCTCCCTGACTTCATCCCCATCGGCTttgccccctccctctcctcactCCTCACCCACGACAATGctgacctcgccgccgccgcctcctcctcggggACCTCATCGACTCCGATGACCCATCTGACCTCACCAGCGTCCAGGCCCTCATCGATACCCTCATCGAGGCTAACACACTCGATCTCCTCATCCACAACCTCTCCTGCTTCTCTGAGGCGGACCCTAACGAGGTAGAGGCCGTCCACCACACCCTATCCGCCATTGCCGCCACCACTCTGCGTGTTGGACTCTGGCCTCAGCGTGCCGCCGCTGCCTCTGCCTCTTCCTTCACCTACCGCTTTCGCCGTCGCGGGGATCGTCAGCTTCCTAGCGCACTTGGACCTCG includes:
- the LOC133916675 gene encoding zinc finger CCCH domain-containing protein 9-like isoform X1, giving the protein MQEALISPANADRFPSAFELKPFAFGDQRLSSPRYPATGGDDALFRCSSPFSPSFGFSSPSPLATSVSLSPSSSASLVDDGDDATADSTGHRLQLARLALQYQEVADRYELSLAHLAEVVDEAAALRRENTELRVANSDLVRRLALLCSKQTAAASAIADEIHRLGLGKQNAVADAKERAPKKLAVLPKSISVRSNDYLKINQPAQAPATPAVNNRKPRASNPTMNNPISQQRVCVGDGGGRKGEEPKEQRAAGGMELEVYNQGMLKTELCNKWEETGACPYGDQCQFAHGVAELRPVIRHPRYKTQVCRMVLAGELCPYGHRCHFRHTLTPAERLLVPRP
- the LOC133916675 gene encoding zinc finger CCCH domain-containing protein 9-like isoform X2 translates to MQEALISPANADRFPSAFELKPFAFGDQRLSSPRYPATGGDDALFRCSSPFSPSFGFSSPSPLATSVSLSPSSSASLVDDGDDATADSTGHRLQLARLALQYQEVADRYELSLAHLAEVVDEAAALRRENTELRVANSDLVRRLALLCSKQTAAASAIADEIHRLGLGKQNAVADAKERAPKKLAVLPKSISVRSNDYLKINQPAQAPATPAVNNRKPRASNPTMNNPISQRVCVGDGGGRKGEEPKEQRAAGGMELEVYNQGMLKTELCNKWEETGACPYGDQCQFAHGVAELRPVIRHPRYKTQVCRMVLAGELCPYGHRCHFRHTLTPAERLLVPRP
- the LOC133916675 gene encoding zinc finger CCCH domain-containing protein 9-like isoform X3, with translation MQEALISPANADRFPSAFELKPFAFGDQRLSSPRYPATGGDDALFRCSSPFSPSFGFSSPSPLATSVSLSPSSSASLVDDGDDATADSTGHRLQLARLALQYQEVADRYELSLAHLAEVVDEAAALRRENTELRVANSDLVRRLALLCSKQTAAASAIADEIHRLGLGKQNAVADAKERAPKKLAVLPKSISVRSNDYLKINQPAQAPATPAVNNRKPRASNPTMNNPISRVCVGDGGGRKGEEPKEQRAAGGMELEVYNQGMLKTELCNKWEETGACPYGDQCQFAHGVAELRPVIRHPRYKTQVCRMVLAGELCPYGHRCHFRHTLTPAERLLVPRP